In Carassius gibelio isolate Cgi1373 ecotype wild population from Czech Republic chromosome B20, carGib1.2-hapl.c, whole genome shotgun sequence, the following are encoded in one genomic region:
- the LOC127983470 gene encoding stathmin-4-like, producing the protein MTLAAYRDKMKELPLVSLLCSCLNSNPAENPTYKAEDAVDLNWCVIKDMEVIELNKRASGQAFEVILKPPSFEGVPELNTSMPQRKDPSLEEIQKKLEAAEERRKFQEAEMLKHLAEKREHEREVIQKAFEENNNFIKNAKEKLEQKMEANKENREALLAAMLERLQEKDKHAEEVRKNKELKEEACR; encoded by the exons ATGACCTTGGCAG CATATCGAGACAAGATGAAGGAGCTCCCTCTAGTGTCACTTTTGTGCTCCTGCCTCAACTCAAACCCTGCAGAAAATCCCACATACAAGGCTGAGg ATGCAGTGGATCTCAACTGGTGTGTGATCAAAGATATGGAGGTCATCGAGCTGAACAAGCGGGCCTCGGGTCAAGCATTTGAGGTGATCCTGAAACCCCCCTCTTTTGAAGGCGTGCCTGAGCTTAACACATCAATGCCCCAGCGTAAGGACCCTTCTCTGGAGGAGATCCAGAAGAAACTGGAAGCCGCTGAGGAGAGGCGGAAG TTTCAGGAGGCTGAGATGTTAAAGCATCTTGCGGAGAAGAGGGAGCATGAGAGAGAGGTCATCCAGAAGGCCTTTGAGGAGAACAACAACTTCATTAAGAATGCTAAAGAAAAGTTGGAGCAGAAGATGGAGGCCAACAAAGAGAACCGCGAGGCTTTGCTTGCCGCCATGCTGGAGAGACTACAGGAAAAG GACAAACACGCAGAGGAGGTGAGGAAGAACAAAGAGCTGAAAGAGGAGGCCTGCCGGTAG